In one window of Falco cherrug isolate bFalChe1 chromosome 10, bFalChe1.pri, whole genome shotgun sequence DNA:
- the MYRF gene encoding myelin regulatory factor isoform X3, protein MEVVDETEALQRFFEGHDINGALEPSNIDTSILEEYISKEDSPDICFPDIPASASYAHPQPSSSTTINAPLASSIANVTNPASSGSLHLPPPGSQIPIRHGPPLANPCGPGYGAHLNCNNNNGMVVPKGYLGGHCLNNVVPPIKSEPKASYAPGTLPDSPPDSGSEAYSPQQVNDPHLLRTMTPENMCHMTPPSRLEHPPPPPPPPPPHLQGPPPPPPHPHQQQHNPHYPSLQRDMYMKAEPLMPPYGIGQGMAPADLHHAQQSQMLHQLLQQHGADLPVHPAKKRKHSESPPNTLNAQMLNGLIKQEPGMGSVPLNPDRVQTPPWHQPGALSPGLIQDNDSLNGSYLDPNYQSIKWQPHQQNKWATLYDANYKELPMLTYRVDADKGFNFSVGDDAFVCQKKNHFQVTVYIGMLGDPKYVKTPEGLKPLECFYLKLHGVKLEALNQSINIEQSQSDRSKRPFNPVTVNLPPEQVTKVTVGRLHFSETTANNMRKKGKPNPDQRYFMLVVALQAHAQNQNYTLAAHISERIIVRASNPGQFESDSDVLWQRAQLPDTVFHHGRVGINTDRPDEALVVHGNVKVMGSLMHPSDVRVKEDIQEVDTTEQLKRISRMRLVHYNYKPEFAATVGIDNTSETGVIAQEVKEILPEAVKDTGDLVFSNGKTLENFLVVNKERIFMENVGAVKELCKLTDNLETRIDELERWSHKLAKLKRLDSMKSTVSSGTFSQTGSQFSRAGSVPHKKRPHKVASKSPSVVPEQACISQRFLQGTIIALVIIMAFSVVSMSTLYVLSLRSEEDLVDIDGSSQNFDKTQMVRSTAASDKASSRTPTQHVTADMHDLVFGLPGHSVLACFSPPCFSTCCSAAPTNVSSVALSETSPTHATNRTDQSQTSLLPVTNIKAKSRGITGKATSYTKWPKTPDSNSPLGQARQQRSIKQPVSEWPRTEDPSTDGPSPVLHSIRIVEINMAIQPQHCVTVDACRTGNFTYRIPVNQLTAANTNLTLEMNSSSAVSVSLCGLVSSDPCQDAVSGNSSTDATDAQETMHRWPLVMMSFREFTYHFRVAQPDRANCSTAPEQMGHLFTDYYFQFYWLCE, encoded by the exons GCCACGACATTAATGGAGCTCTGGAACCATCTAACATCGACACTAGCATCCTGGAAGAGTACATCAGCAAGGAGGACTCGCCAGATAT cTGTTTCCCTGACATCCCTGCTTCAGCCAGCTATGcacacccccagccctccagctcAACCACCATCAACGCGCCTCTTGCCAGCTCCATCGCCAATGTGACCAACCCCGCTTCCAGCGGTTCCCTCCACCTTCCTCCCCCGGGCAGCCAGATCCCAATCCGGCATGGTCCTCCTCTGGCCAACCCTTGCGGACCCGGCTATGGTGCTCACCTCAACTGCAATAACAACAATGGCATGGTGGTGCCCAAGGGCTACCTTGGTGGCCACTGCCTAAACAACGTGGTCCCTCCAATCAAATCAGAGCCCAAGGCCTCCTACGCACCTGG CACTTTGCCTGACTCTCCCCCGGACTCTGGATCAGAAGCCTACTCCCCTCAGCAGGTGAATG ATCCTCACCTCCTCCGGACCATGACCCCCGAAAACATGTGCCACATGACTCCCCCTTCTCGCCTGGAGCACCCTCCGCCACCGCCTCCGCCTCCACCACCCCACCTTCAGGGTCCCCCGCCACCACCCCCTCacccacaccagcagcagcacaacccTCACTACCCCAGCCTGCAGCGAGACATGTACATGAAGGCTGAGCCCCTGATGCCACCGTACGGCATCGGGCAGGGCATGGCGCCTGCCGACCTCCACCATGCCCAGCAGTCGCAGATGCTGCACCAGCTACTCCAGCAACATGGAGCAGA CCTCCCGGTGCACCCTGCCAAGAAGCGGAAACACTCCGAGTCGCCCCCCAACACCCTCAATGCACAGATGCTCAACGGGCTGATAAAGCAGGAGCCAGGTATGGGGTCCGTGCCACTCAACCCTGACAGAGTCCAAACGCCTCCCTGGCACCAGCCGGGAGCGCTTTCACCAG GCCTGATTCAAGATAATGACAGCTTGAATGGCTCCTACTTGGATCCCAACTACCAGTCTATAAAGTGGCAGCCACATCAACAGAACAAGTGGGCAACCTTGTATGATGCCAACTACAAAGAACT CCCGATGCTCACATACCGCGTGGATGCTGACAAGGGGTTCAACTTCTCTGTGGGCGACGATGCCTTTGTGTGCCAGAAGAAGAATCACTTCCAGGTCACGGTCTACATCGGCATGCTTGGAGATCCGAAGTATGTGAAGACCCCTGAAGGCCTGAAACCCTTAGAGTGCTTCTACCTGAAGCTGCACGGAGTGAAG CTGGAGGCCTTGAACCAGTCGATCAATATCGAGCAGTCGCAGTCTGACCGCAGCAAACGGCCCTTCAACCCCGTCAC gGTCAACCTACCTCCAGAGCAGGTCACCAAGGTCACCGTGGGGCGCCTGCACTTCAGTGAGACCACTGCCAACAACATGCGGAAGAAAGGCAAACCCAACCCAGACCAGAG GTATTTCATGCTCGTGGTAGCCTTGCAGGCACACGCGCAGAACCAGAACTACACGCTCGCAGCCCACATCTCTGAGCGCATCATCGTCAGA GCCTCCAACCCTGGCCAGTTTGAGAGTGACAGCGATGTGCTGTGGCAGCGGGCACAGCTCCCTGATACTGTTTTTCACCACGGCCGGGTTGGCATCAACACAGACCGCCCGGATGAAGCCCTGGTGGTCCATGGCAATGTGAAGGTCATGGGTTCACTGATGCACCCTTCAGATGTCCGAGTGAAGGAGGACATCCAGGAG GTGGAcaccacagagcagctgaagaggaTCTCTCGCATGCGTCTAGTACATTACAACTACAAGCCTGAGTTTGCAGCCACGGTGGGCATTGACAACACCTCTGAGACAG GCGTCATTGCTCAGGAGGTGAAGGAGATCCTTCCTGAAGCTGTGAAGGACACCGGGGACCTGGTCTTTTCCAATGGGAAGACCCTTGAGAACTTCCTGGTGGTGAACAAG GAGCGCATCTTCATGGAGAATGTGGGAGCCGTGAAGGAGCTGTGCAAACTGACAGACAACCTGGAGACTCGCATCGATGAGCTGGAGAGGTGGAGTCACAAGCTGGCCAAGCTCAAGCGGCTGGACAGCATGAAGTCAACTGTGAGCTCTGGGACATTCAG CCAAACGGGAAGCCAGTTCAGCCGTGCGGGAAGCGTGCCTCACAAAAAGCGGCCCCACAAAGTAGCCAGCAAG TCTCCATCAGTTGTCCCTGAACAGGCCTGCATCAGCCAGCGCTTCCTGCAGGGCACCATCATCGCCCTGGTCATCATCATGGCATTCAG tgtGGTGTCCATGTCCACGCTCTATGTGCTGAGCTTGCGCAGTGAGGAGGACCTTGTGGATATCGATGG GTCAAGCCAGAACTTTGATAAGACGCAGATGGTGCGATCCACAGCTGCGTCAgacaaagccagcagcaggaccccCACGCAGCACG TCACAGCGGACATGCATGACTTGGTCTTCGGCTTACCTGGTCACAGCGTGCTGGCCTGCTTCAGCCCACCATGTTTCTCCacatgctgctctgctgctcccaccaATGTCTCCTCTGTTGCCCTCTCTGAGACCAGCCCTACTCATGCCACTAACCGGACAG ACCAAAGTCAGACCTCACTCCTGCCGGTGACAAATATCAAAGCCAAATCCAGGGGCATCACCGGGAAAGCGACCTCCTACACCAAGTGGCCAAAGACACCTGACAG CAACTCCCCACTGGGGCAGGCGCGGCAGCAGCGCAGCATCAAGCAGCCGGTGAGCGAGTGGCCCCGCACCGAGGATCCCAGCACGGATG GGCCAAGCCCAGTGCTGCACTCCATCCGCATCGTGGAAATCAATATGGCcatccagccccagcactgcgTCACCGTCGACGCATGCAG GACTGGAAACTTCACTTACCGCATCCCTGTCAACCAGCTCACGGCAGCGAACACCAACCTGACCCTGGAAATGAA ctcctcctccgCTGTGTCCGTCTCCCTTTGTGGCCTTGTCTCCAGTGACCCCTGCCAGGATGCTGTGAGCGGGAACAGCTCCACCGATGCCACAGACGCACAG gaaACAATGCACCGTTGGCCCCTTGTGATGATGTCTTTCCGGGAGTTCACCTACCACTTCAGAGTAGCACAGCCT GACCGAGCcaactgcagcactgctcccgAGCAGATGGGACACCTTTTCACTGACTATTACTTTCAGTTTTATTGGCTCTGTGAGTGA
- the MYRF gene encoding myelin regulatory factor isoform X4: MEVVDETEALQRFFEGHDINGALEPSNIDTSILEEYISKEDSPDITLPDSPPDSGSEAYSPQQVNDPHLLRTMTPENMCHMTPPSRLEHPPPPPPPPPPHLQGPPPPPPHPHQQQHNPHYPSLQRDMYMKAEPLMPPYGIGQGMAPADLHHAQQSQMLHQLLQQHGADLPVHPAKKRKHSESPPNTLNAQMLNGLIKQEPGMGSVPLNPDRVQTPPWHQPGALSPGLIQDNDSLNGSYLDPNYQSIKWQPHQQNKWATLYDANYKELPMLTYRVDADKGFNFSVGDDAFVCQKKNHFQVTVYIGMLGDPKYVKTPEGLKPLECFYLKLHGVKLEALNQSINIEQSQSDRSKRPFNPVTVNLPPEQVTKVTVGRLHFSETTANNMRKKGKPNPDQRYFMLVVALQAHAQNQNYTLAAHISERIIVRASNPGQFESDSDVLWQRAQLPDTVFHHGRVGINTDRPDEALVVHGNVKVMGSLMHPSDVRVKEDIQEVDTTEQLKRISRMRLVHYNYKPEFAATVGIDNTSETGVIAQEVKEILPEAVKDTGDLVFSNGKTLENFLVVNKERIFMENVGAVKELCKLTDNLETRIDELERWSHKLAKLKRLDSMKSTVSSGTFSQTGSQFSRAGSVPHKKRPHKVASKSPSVVPEQACISQRFLQGTIIALVIIMAFSVVSMSTLYVLSLRSEEDLVDIDGSSQNFDKTQMVRSTAASDKASSRTPTQHVTADMHDLVFGLPGHSVLACFSPPCFSTCCSAAPTNVSSVALSETSPTHATNRTDQSQTSLLPVTNIKAKSRGITGKATSYTKWPKTPDRSQSFGSPNASPSSPFTHIQGKSKYISNLSLSRSNSPLGQARQQRSIKQPVSEWPRTEDPSTDGPSPVLHSIRIVEINMAIQPQHCVTVDACRTGNFTYRIPVNQLTAANTNLTLEMNSSSAVSVSLCGLVSSDPCQDAVSGNSSTDATDAQETMHRWPLVMMSFREFTYHFRVAQPDRANCSTAPEQMGHLFTDYYFQFYWLCE; this comes from the exons GCCACGACATTAATGGAGCTCTGGAACCATCTAACATCGACACTAGCATCCTGGAAGAGTACATCAGCAAGGAGGACTCGCCAGATAT CACTTTGCCTGACTCTCCCCCGGACTCTGGATCAGAAGCCTACTCCCCTCAGCAGGTGAATG ATCCTCACCTCCTCCGGACCATGACCCCCGAAAACATGTGCCACATGACTCCCCCTTCTCGCCTGGAGCACCCTCCGCCACCGCCTCCGCCTCCACCACCCCACCTTCAGGGTCCCCCGCCACCACCCCCTCacccacaccagcagcagcacaacccTCACTACCCCAGCCTGCAGCGAGACATGTACATGAAGGCTGAGCCCCTGATGCCACCGTACGGCATCGGGCAGGGCATGGCGCCTGCCGACCTCCACCATGCCCAGCAGTCGCAGATGCTGCACCAGCTACTCCAGCAACATGGAGCAGA CCTCCCGGTGCACCCTGCCAAGAAGCGGAAACACTCCGAGTCGCCCCCCAACACCCTCAATGCACAGATGCTCAACGGGCTGATAAAGCAGGAGCCAGGTATGGGGTCCGTGCCACTCAACCCTGACAGAGTCCAAACGCCTCCCTGGCACCAGCCGGGAGCGCTTTCACCAG GCCTGATTCAAGATAATGACAGCTTGAATGGCTCCTACTTGGATCCCAACTACCAGTCTATAAAGTGGCAGCCACATCAACAGAACAAGTGGGCAACCTTGTATGATGCCAACTACAAAGAACT CCCGATGCTCACATACCGCGTGGATGCTGACAAGGGGTTCAACTTCTCTGTGGGCGACGATGCCTTTGTGTGCCAGAAGAAGAATCACTTCCAGGTCACGGTCTACATCGGCATGCTTGGAGATCCGAAGTATGTGAAGACCCCTGAAGGCCTGAAACCCTTAGAGTGCTTCTACCTGAAGCTGCACGGAGTGAAG CTGGAGGCCTTGAACCAGTCGATCAATATCGAGCAGTCGCAGTCTGACCGCAGCAAACGGCCCTTCAACCCCGTCAC gGTCAACCTACCTCCAGAGCAGGTCACCAAGGTCACCGTGGGGCGCCTGCACTTCAGTGAGACCACTGCCAACAACATGCGGAAGAAAGGCAAACCCAACCCAGACCAGAG GTATTTCATGCTCGTGGTAGCCTTGCAGGCACACGCGCAGAACCAGAACTACACGCTCGCAGCCCACATCTCTGAGCGCATCATCGTCAGA GCCTCCAACCCTGGCCAGTTTGAGAGTGACAGCGATGTGCTGTGGCAGCGGGCACAGCTCCCTGATACTGTTTTTCACCACGGCCGGGTTGGCATCAACACAGACCGCCCGGATGAAGCCCTGGTGGTCCATGGCAATGTGAAGGTCATGGGTTCACTGATGCACCCTTCAGATGTCCGAGTGAAGGAGGACATCCAGGAG GTGGAcaccacagagcagctgaagaggaTCTCTCGCATGCGTCTAGTACATTACAACTACAAGCCTGAGTTTGCAGCCACGGTGGGCATTGACAACACCTCTGAGACAG GCGTCATTGCTCAGGAGGTGAAGGAGATCCTTCCTGAAGCTGTGAAGGACACCGGGGACCTGGTCTTTTCCAATGGGAAGACCCTTGAGAACTTCCTGGTGGTGAACAAG GAGCGCATCTTCATGGAGAATGTGGGAGCCGTGAAGGAGCTGTGCAAACTGACAGACAACCTGGAGACTCGCATCGATGAGCTGGAGAGGTGGAGTCACAAGCTGGCCAAGCTCAAGCGGCTGGACAGCATGAAGTCAACTGTGAGCTCTGGGACATTCAG CCAAACGGGAAGCCAGTTCAGCCGTGCGGGAAGCGTGCCTCACAAAAAGCGGCCCCACAAAGTAGCCAGCAAG TCTCCATCAGTTGTCCCTGAACAGGCCTGCATCAGCCAGCGCTTCCTGCAGGGCACCATCATCGCCCTGGTCATCATCATGGCATTCAG tgtGGTGTCCATGTCCACGCTCTATGTGCTGAGCTTGCGCAGTGAGGAGGACCTTGTGGATATCGATGG GTCAAGCCAGAACTTTGATAAGACGCAGATGGTGCGATCCACAGCTGCGTCAgacaaagccagcagcaggaccccCACGCAGCACG TCACAGCGGACATGCATGACTTGGTCTTCGGCTTACCTGGTCACAGCGTGCTGGCCTGCTTCAGCCCACCATGTTTCTCCacatgctgctctgctgctcccaccaATGTCTCCTCTGTTGCCCTCTCTGAGACCAGCCCTACTCATGCCACTAACCGGACAG ACCAAAGTCAGACCTCACTCCTGCCGGTGACAAATATCAAAGCCAAATCCAGGGGCATCACCGGGAAAGCGACCTCCTACACCAAGTGGCCAAAGACACCTGACAGGTCTCAGAGCTTCGGCAGCCCCAATGCCagcccctcctcccccttcaCCCACATCCAGGGCAAATCCAAGTACATCTCCAACCTCTCGCTCTCCCGCAGCAACTCCCCACTGGGGCAGGCGCGGCAGCAGCGCAGCATCAAGCAGCCGGTGAGCGAGTGGCCCCGCACCGAGGATCCCAGCACGGATG GGCCAAGCCCAGTGCTGCACTCCATCCGCATCGTGGAAATCAATATGGCcatccagccccagcactgcgTCACCGTCGACGCATGCAG GACTGGAAACTTCACTTACCGCATCCCTGTCAACCAGCTCACGGCAGCGAACACCAACCTGACCCTGGAAATGAA ctcctcctccgCTGTGTCCGTCTCCCTTTGTGGCCTTGTCTCCAGTGACCCCTGCCAGGATGCTGTGAGCGGGAACAGCTCCACCGATGCCACAGACGCACAG gaaACAATGCACCGTTGGCCCCTTGTGATGATGTCTTTCCGGGAGTTCACCTACCACTTCAGAGTAGCACAGCCT GACCGAGCcaactgcagcactgctcccgAGCAGATGGGACACCTTTTCACTGACTATTACTTTCAGTTTTATTGGCTCTGTGAGTGA
- the MYRF gene encoding myelin regulatory factor isoform X1 has protein sequence MEVVDETEALQRFFEGHDINGALEPSNIDTSILEEYISKEDSPDICFPDIPASASYAHPQPSSSTTINAPLASSIANVTNPASSGSLHLPPPGSQIPIRHGPPLANPCGPGYGAHLNCNNNNGMVVPKGYLGGHCLNNVVPPIKSEPKASYAPGTLPDSPPDSGSEAYSPQQVNDPHLLRTMTPENMCHMTPPSRLEHPPPPPPPPPPHLQGPPPPPPHPHQQQHNPHYPSLQRDMYMKAEPLMPPYGIGQGMAPADLHHAQQSQMLHQLLQQHGADLPVHPAKKRKHSESPPNTLNAQMLNGLIKQEPGMGSVPLNPDRVQTPPWHQPGALSPGLIQDNDSLNGSYLDPNYQSIKWQPHQQNKWATLYDANYKELPMLTYRVDADKGFNFSVGDDAFVCQKKNHFQVTVYIGMLGDPKYVKTPEGLKPLECFYLKLHGVKLEALNQSINIEQSQSDRSKRPFNPVTVNLPPEQVTKVTVGRLHFSETTANNMRKKGKPNPDQRYFMLVVALQAHAQNQNYTLAAHISERIIVRASNPGQFESDSDVLWQRAQLPDTVFHHGRVGINTDRPDEALVVHGNVKVMGSLMHPSDVRVKEDIQEVDTTEQLKRISRMRLVHYNYKPEFAATVGIDNTSETGVIAQEVKEILPEAVKDTGDLVFSNGKTLENFLVVNKERIFMENVGAVKELCKLTDNLETRIDELERWSHKLAKLKRLDSMKSTVSSGTFSQTGSQFSRAGSVPHKKRPHKVASKSPSVVPEQACISQRFLQGTIIALVIIMAFSVVSMSTLYVLSLRSEEDLVDIDGSSQNFDKTQMVRSTAASDKASSRTPTQHVTADMHDLVFGLPGHSVLACFSPPCFSTCCSAAPTNVSSVALSETSPTHATNRTDQSQTSLLPVTNIKAKSRGITGKATSYTKWPKTPDRSQSFGSPNASPSSPFTHIQGKSKYISNLSLSRSNSPLGQARQQRSIKQPVSEWPRTEDPSTDGPSPVLHSIRIVEINMAIQPQHCVTVDACRTGNFTYRIPVNQLTAANTNLTLEMNSSSAVSVSLCGLVSSDPCQDAVSGNSSTDATDAQETMHRWPLVMMSFREFTYHFRVAQPDRANCSTAPEQMGHLFTDYYFQFYWLCE, from the exons GCCACGACATTAATGGAGCTCTGGAACCATCTAACATCGACACTAGCATCCTGGAAGAGTACATCAGCAAGGAGGACTCGCCAGATAT cTGTTTCCCTGACATCCCTGCTTCAGCCAGCTATGcacacccccagccctccagctcAACCACCATCAACGCGCCTCTTGCCAGCTCCATCGCCAATGTGACCAACCCCGCTTCCAGCGGTTCCCTCCACCTTCCTCCCCCGGGCAGCCAGATCCCAATCCGGCATGGTCCTCCTCTGGCCAACCCTTGCGGACCCGGCTATGGTGCTCACCTCAACTGCAATAACAACAATGGCATGGTGGTGCCCAAGGGCTACCTTGGTGGCCACTGCCTAAACAACGTGGTCCCTCCAATCAAATCAGAGCCCAAGGCCTCCTACGCACCTGG CACTTTGCCTGACTCTCCCCCGGACTCTGGATCAGAAGCCTACTCCCCTCAGCAGGTGAATG ATCCTCACCTCCTCCGGACCATGACCCCCGAAAACATGTGCCACATGACTCCCCCTTCTCGCCTGGAGCACCCTCCGCCACCGCCTCCGCCTCCACCACCCCACCTTCAGGGTCCCCCGCCACCACCCCCTCacccacaccagcagcagcacaacccTCACTACCCCAGCCTGCAGCGAGACATGTACATGAAGGCTGAGCCCCTGATGCCACCGTACGGCATCGGGCAGGGCATGGCGCCTGCCGACCTCCACCATGCCCAGCAGTCGCAGATGCTGCACCAGCTACTCCAGCAACATGGAGCAGA CCTCCCGGTGCACCCTGCCAAGAAGCGGAAACACTCCGAGTCGCCCCCCAACACCCTCAATGCACAGATGCTCAACGGGCTGATAAAGCAGGAGCCAGGTATGGGGTCCGTGCCACTCAACCCTGACAGAGTCCAAACGCCTCCCTGGCACCAGCCGGGAGCGCTTTCACCAG GCCTGATTCAAGATAATGACAGCTTGAATGGCTCCTACTTGGATCCCAACTACCAGTCTATAAAGTGGCAGCCACATCAACAGAACAAGTGGGCAACCTTGTATGATGCCAACTACAAAGAACT CCCGATGCTCACATACCGCGTGGATGCTGACAAGGGGTTCAACTTCTCTGTGGGCGACGATGCCTTTGTGTGCCAGAAGAAGAATCACTTCCAGGTCACGGTCTACATCGGCATGCTTGGAGATCCGAAGTATGTGAAGACCCCTGAAGGCCTGAAACCCTTAGAGTGCTTCTACCTGAAGCTGCACGGAGTGAAG CTGGAGGCCTTGAACCAGTCGATCAATATCGAGCAGTCGCAGTCTGACCGCAGCAAACGGCCCTTCAACCCCGTCAC gGTCAACCTACCTCCAGAGCAGGTCACCAAGGTCACCGTGGGGCGCCTGCACTTCAGTGAGACCACTGCCAACAACATGCGGAAGAAAGGCAAACCCAACCCAGACCAGAG GTATTTCATGCTCGTGGTAGCCTTGCAGGCACACGCGCAGAACCAGAACTACACGCTCGCAGCCCACATCTCTGAGCGCATCATCGTCAGA GCCTCCAACCCTGGCCAGTTTGAGAGTGACAGCGATGTGCTGTGGCAGCGGGCACAGCTCCCTGATACTGTTTTTCACCACGGCCGGGTTGGCATCAACACAGACCGCCCGGATGAAGCCCTGGTGGTCCATGGCAATGTGAAGGTCATGGGTTCACTGATGCACCCTTCAGATGTCCGAGTGAAGGAGGACATCCAGGAG GTGGAcaccacagagcagctgaagaggaTCTCTCGCATGCGTCTAGTACATTACAACTACAAGCCTGAGTTTGCAGCCACGGTGGGCATTGACAACACCTCTGAGACAG GCGTCATTGCTCAGGAGGTGAAGGAGATCCTTCCTGAAGCTGTGAAGGACACCGGGGACCTGGTCTTTTCCAATGGGAAGACCCTTGAGAACTTCCTGGTGGTGAACAAG GAGCGCATCTTCATGGAGAATGTGGGAGCCGTGAAGGAGCTGTGCAAACTGACAGACAACCTGGAGACTCGCATCGATGAGCTGGAGAGGTGGAGTCACAAGCTGGCCAAGCTCAAGCGGCTGGACAGCATGAAGTCAACTGTGAGCTCTGGGACATTCAG CCAAACGGGAAGCCAGTTCAGCCGTGCGGGAAGCGTGCCTCACAAAAAGCGGCCCCACAAAGTAGCCAGCAAG TCTCCATCAGTTGTCCCTGAACAGGCCTGCATCAGCCAGCGCTTCCTGCAGGGCACCATCATCGCCCTGGTCATCATCATGGCATTCAG tgtGGTGTCCATGTCCACGCTCTATGTGCTGAGCTTGCGCAGTGAGGAGGACCTTGTGGATATCGATGG GTCAAGCCAGAACTTTGATAAGACGCAGATGGTGCGATCCACAGCTGCGTCAgacaaagccagcagcaggaccccCACGCAGCACG TCACAGCGGACATGCATGACTTGGTCTTCGGCTTACCTGGTCACAGCGTGCTGGCCTGCTTCAGCCCACCATGTTTCTCCacatgctgctctgctgctcccaccaATGTCTCCTCTGTTGCCCTCTCTGAGACCAGCCCTACTCATGCCACTAACCGGACAG ACCAAAGTCAGACCTCACTCCTGCCGGTGACAAATATCAAAGCCAAATCCAGGGGCATCACCGGGAAAGCGACCTCCTACACCAAGTGGCCAAAGACACCTGACAGGTCTCAGAGCTTCGGCAGCCCCAATGCCagcccctcctcccccttcaCCCACATCCAGGGCAAATCCAAGTACATCTCCAACCTCTCGCTCTCCCGCAGCAACTCCCCACTGGGGCAGGCGCGGCAGCAGCGCAGCATCAAGCAGCCGGTGAGCGAGTGGCCCCGCACCGAGGATCCCAGCACGGATG GGCCAAGCCCAGTGCTGCACTCCATCCGCATCGTGGAAATCAATATGGCcatccagccccagcactgcgTCACCGTCGACGCATGCAG GACTGGAAACTTCACTTACCGCATCCCTGTCAACCAGCTCACGGCAGCGAACACCAACCTGACCCTGGAAATGAA ctcctcctccgCTGTGTCCGTCTCCCTTTGTGGCCTTGTCTCCAGTGACCCCTGCCAGGATGCTGTGAGCGGGAACAGCTCCACCGATGCCACAGACGCACAG gaaACAATGCACCGTTGGCCCCTTGTGATGATGTCTTTCCGGGAGTTCACCTACCACTTCAGAGTAGCACAGCCT GACCGAGCcaactgcagcactgctcccgAGCAGATGGGACACCTTTTCACTGACTATTACTTTCAGTTTTATTGGCTCTGTGAGTGA